The proteins below come from a single Phocoena sinus isolate mPhoSin1 chromosome 2, mPhoSin1.pri, whole genome shotgun sequence genomic window:
- the CEP170B gene encoding centrosomal protein of 170 kDa protein B isoform X1, translating to MSATSWFLVSGSGTRHRLPRELIFVGRDECELVLQSRSVDKQHAVINYDRDRDEHWVKDLGSLNGTFVNDVRIPDQKYVTLKLNDVIRFGYDSNMYVLERVQHRVPEEALRHEKYTSQLQVSVKSPVPKTGEAVPEQAPYCEAVNPRPERGDRRPGPEAAAYRTPLYGQPSWWGEDDGSSLPEERRQEEPDTERPKELAQRDRDLVGTTAAFRAPAEPQGYSFRREPSYFEIPSKEVPPSRATEVPAHEAPTRDAEAGGGGVAPVVQSHACFTIEFDDCSPGKVKIKDHVTKFSLRQRRPPGKEPTAIEVVSAETKVADWLVQSDPSLLHRAGPADDRHSTKSDLPVHTRTLKGHKHEDGTQSDSEDPMAQAAGAAGVPSEAGGEQVRLQRQLRRDPQELLHSQQAFVIEFFDEDTPRKKRSQSFTHTPPGDPRPDRRRGPGSADRDRPAAPTPASARGAGGSSGPQRAGSLKREKAEERLGGPSPAARAPARPFGSVGRRSRLAQDFMAQCLRDGSPAARSGPEKTPPTPSAPPLPRGASPAAPSPPPPPPADPQVTKARKQEEDDSLSDAGTYTIDTEVQDREVEEARRMIDQVFGVRESPELSRASSATFRPVIRGDRDEPGDGVAQRLALLQEFASRPVGGGGTPPVELQGLPVPGSPGGQKWVSRWASLADSYSDPGLSDDGPGRRARELEGALPVRQRRLLPQLPSDRADSPAGPEATRRSGPGPPELGSEQAGLLLGQEDLEPDSLSDASGSDGGRGPEPGGGLQEERRGSPQEGPEWTRGRRSPRAPGEPASTSSFAGDQNGEAAFPRKATVAPGQVEGPGRAAQPSPPTRDSVYVSTSGRMVIQLRTGQSPEPEGPAPAPTKEAPAFVRQESFTKEPASGPTAPGQLPYISTHPLLQDLAAARASRMDLHPQDTHLILKETETALAALEARLLSKSVEEPEGELGGVPGLPEDSLSGDSDVDTASTVSLLSGKNGPSPQPSGLQKEKLPSPPAAQDVGGVGLSSARERLSEKQCRPPGPADAGRGEPARRLATRRGHGPRGSLDWPDEERGSSLAHLPGVDTVTSDHETSGAVGAGRRGPRRKPTAPPPSPAAREEQSRGSAGLQKVQQALTRSNSLSAPRPTRASRLRRARLGDASDTEAADGERGPPANPEPAGQPAAEQAKKLSRLDILAMPRKRAGSFTGPSDSEAAPTRAGFSGRSVELYCAGRKPAVAEARATARKAASATTPPRQPFSRARPGSARYSSPRTNSLTRDVRRRQQGSDCTSTSEEEYGSHHGSPKHARPHASTATQTPRAGSSGRARPRAPGLRDTDDEEEEPDPYGFIVQTAEIAEIARLSQTLVKDVATLAREIHDVAGDGDSPGRPGPAHSPSRARAPGTPASTISAREELVQRIPEASLSFQKVPPSSLRSQDLDQNMNDRCEDALAGKTRPRNREEVIFDNLMLNPVSQLSQAIRENTEHLAEKMKILFQSTGRAWEDLEARINAENEVPILKTSNKEISSILKELRRVQKQLEVINAIVDPSGNLDLLTGNRGSAGSAQLGRGWPASQSPSSPPSALPARSFPQQANCGTPGLPDPSFLPDTEQFLI from the exons ATGAGCGCCACCTCCTGGTTCCTGGTGAGCGGCAGCGGCACTCGTCACCGGCTCCCGCGAGAGCTCATCTTCGTGGGGCGAGATGAGTGTGAGCTCGTGCTGCAG TCCCGCAGTGTGGACAAGCAGCACGCTGTCATCAACTACGACCGAGACAGGGACGAGCACTGGGTCAAGGACCTGGGCAGCCTCAACGGG ACGTTCGTGAACGACGTGCGCATCCCGGACCAGAAATACGTCACGCTGAAGCTCAACGATGTCATCCGATTCGGCTACG ATTCCAACATGTACGTGCTGGAGCGGGTGCAGCACCGCGTCCCTGAGGAGGCGCTCAGG CACGAGAAGTATACCAGCCAGCTGCAGGTGAGCGTCAAGAGCCCGGTGCCCAAGACGGGCGAGGCTGTGCCGGAGCAGGCGCCTTACTGCGAGGCCGTGAACCCCAGGCCAGAGAGGGGGGACCGGAGACCGGGGCCAG AGGCAGCGGCCTACCGCACACCCCTGTACGGGCAGCCCTCCTGGTGGGGTGAGGACGATGGTAGCAGCCTGCCCGAGGAGCGGCGCCAGGAGGAGCCCGACACGG AGCGGCCCAAGGAGCTGGCTCAGCGGGACAGAGACCTCGTGGGGACGACGGCCGCCTTCCGGGCCCCCGCGGAGCCGCAGGGCTACTCGTTCCGGCGGGAGCCCAGCTACTTCGAGATCCCCAGCAAGGAGGTCCCCCCGTCGCGGGCCACAGAGGTGCCGGCACACGAGGCGCCCACCAGGGATGCggaggcgggcgggggcggggtggccCCCGTGGTGCAGAGCCACGCCTGCTTCACCATCGAGTTTGACGACTGCAGCCCCGGCAAGGTCAAGATCAAGGACCACGTCACCAAGTTCTCCCTGCGCCAGCGCCGGCCCCCTGGCAAGGAGCCCACAGCCATCGAAGTGGTCTCTGCGGAGACCAAGGTGGCCGACTGGCTGGTGCAGAGCGACCCCAGCCTGCTGCACCGGGCCGGCCCCGCCGATGACCGGCACAGCACCAAGAGCGACCTGCCGGTGCACACGCGCACCCTGAAGG GCCACAAGCACGAGGACGGCACACAGAGCGACTCGGAGGACCCCATGGCCCAGGCGGCCGGGGCAGCTGGGGTCCCCTCGGAGGCCGGCGGGGAGCAGGTGCGGCTACAGAGGCAGCTCAGGCGGGACCCCCAGGAGCTGCTGCACAGCCAGCAGGCGTTCGTCATCGAGTTCTTCGACGAGGACACGCCCCGCAAGAAGCGTTCCCAGTCCTTCACGCACACGCCGCCCGGGGACCCCAGGCCCGACAGGCGCCGCGGCCCCGGGTCGGCCGACAGGGACCGCCCGGccgcccccaccccggcctcGGCCCGGGGGGCGGGCGGCAGCTCGGGGCCGCAGCGGGCCGGCTCGCTCAAGCGGGAGAAGGCAGAGGAGCGGCTGGGCGGCCCCTCGCCTGCCGCCCGGGCCCCGGCTCGCCCTTTCGGCAGCGTGGGACGCCGCTCCCGCCTGGCTCAGGACTTCATGGCCCAGTGCCTGCGGGACGGCTCCCCGGCTGCCCGGTCAGGCCCCGAGAAGACGCCCCCGACGCCGTCCGCCCCCCCGCTACCCCGCGGGGCCAGCCCCGCGGCCCCCTCGCCACCGCCGCCACCCCCCGCTGACCCCCAAGTGACAAAGGCACGCAAGCAGGAGGAGGACGACAGCCTCAGTGACGCGGGGACCTACACCATCGACACGGAGGTGCAGGACCGGGAGGTGGAGGAGGCCCGCCGGATGATCGACCAG GTCTTTGGGGTACGGGAGTCCCCTGAACTCTCCAGAGCGTCCTCAGCCACCTTCCGTCCAGTTATCAGAGGGGACAGAGACGAGCCTGGTGACGGAGTGGCCCAGCGGCTGGCCTTGCTGCAGGAGTTTGCCTCCCGGCCAGTGGGCGGGGGCGGAACCCCCCCGGTGGAGCTCCAG GGCCTCCCAGTACCGGGCTCCCCCGGGGGTCAGAAGTGGGTGTCCCGCTGGGCCAGTCTGGCCGACAGCTACTCGGACCCGGGCCTGTCAG ACGACGGCCCCGGGCGCAGAGCCAGAGAGCTGGAGGGGGCCCTGCCTGTGCGCCAGCGACGGCTGCTCCCACAGCTGCCCAGCGACAGGGCGGACAGCCCCGCCGGCCCCGAGGCCACCAGGAGGAGCGGGCCGGGGCCACCGGAGCTGGGCAGCGAGCAGGCCGGCCTCCTCTTAGGACAGGAAGACCTGGAGCCCGACAGCCTCAGTGACGCCAGTGGGTCGGACGGAGGCCGGGGCCCTGAGCCAGGCGGGGGCCTGCAGGAAGAAAGACGCGGGAGCCCCCAGGAGGGACCGGAGTGGACGAGGGGCCGGCGCTCACCGAGGGCCCCTGGGGAGCCGGCCTCCACCTCTTCCTTCGCTGGGGACCAGAACGGGGAGGCGGCCTTCCCCAGGAAAGCGACTGTGGCTCCAGGGCAGGTGGAGGGCCCGGGGCGGGCAGCGCAGCCCAGCCCCCCGACACGGGACAGCGTGTACGTCAGCACCAGTGGGAGGATGGTCATCCAGCTGCGGACAGGGCAGTCCCCGGAGCCTGAgggccccgccccagcccccacCAAGGAGGCCCCGGCGTTCGTCCGGCAGGAGAGCTTCACCAAGGAGCCGGCCAGCGGCCCCACAGCTCCTGGCCAGCTGCCGTACATTAGCACCCACCCCCTCCTGCAGGACCTGGCCGCGGCCCGGGCCTCACGCATGGACCTGCACCCTCAGGACACCCACCTGATCCTGAAGGAGACAGAGACGGCGCTGGCCGCCCTGGAGGCCAGACTGCTCTCCAAGTCCGTGGAGGAGCCGGAGGGTGAGCTGGGCGGCGTCCCTGGGCTGCCAGAGGACTCCCTGTCCGGGGACTCCGACGTGGACACGGCCAGCACCGTCAGTCTCCTCAGCGGCAAGAACGGGCCCAGCCCGCAGCCCTCGGGGCTGCAGAAGGAGAAGCTGCCGTCCCCGCCGGCTGCGCAGGACGTGGGGGGTGTCGGCCTGAGCAGCGCCCGCGAGCGCCTCTCGGAGAAGCAGTGTCGCCCACCGGGCCCCGCGGACGCAGGCCGCGGGGAGCCGGCAAGGCGCCTGGCCACACGGCGCGGCCACGGGCCCCGAGGGTCCCTGGACTGGCCCGATGAGGAACGAGGCTCCAGCCTTGCCCACCTGCCCGGTGTGGACACGGTCACTTCTGACCACGAGACCTCCGGGGCCGTGGGGGCAGGGCGGCGGGGGCCTCGCCGGAAACCCACGGCCCCACCGCCATCCCCTGCTGCCCGGGAAGAACAGAGCCGCGGCTCAGCCGGCCTCCAGAAGGTGCAGCAGGCGCTGACCCGCTCCAACAGCTTGTCCGCCCCACGGCCCACGCGGGCCTCCCGGCTGAGGCGGGCCCGGCTGGGGGATGCCTCGGACACAGAGGCCGCAGATGGCGAACGGGGGCCCCCGGCCAATCCCGAGCCAGCGGGGCAGCCGGCTGCCGAGCAGGCCAAGAAGCTGTCACGCCTGGACATCCTGGCGATGCCCCGGAAGCGGGCCGGCTCCTTCACAGGGCCCAGCGACTCGGAGGCGGCCCCCACCCGCGCCGGCTTCTCCGGCCGCAGCGTCGAGCTGTACTGCGCCGGCCGCAAGCCCGCCGTGGCCGAGGCTCGGGCCACGGCCAGGAAGGCCGCCAGCGCCACCACGCCCCCCCGCCAGCCCTTCAGCAGGGCCCGCCCGGGCAGCGCCCGGTACTCCTCACCCA GAACCAATTCACTCACCCGAGACGTGCGTCGCCGGCAGCAGGGCTCGGATTGCACATCCACATCCGAGGAGGAGTATGGCTCCCACCACGGCTCCCCCAAACACGCCCGCCCCCACGCCTCAACAGCCACGCAGACCCCACGGGCTGGCAGCTCTGGCCGGGCCCGACCCCGGGCCCCTGGCCTCCGGGACACAGACGACGAGGAAGAAGAGCCCGACCCTTATGGTTTCATTGTGCAGACAGCCGAGATCGCCGAGATTGCCAG GCTGAGCCAGACGCTGGTGAAGGACGTGGCCACCCTGGCCCGCGAGATCCACGATGTGGCCGGAGACGGCGACTCGCCGGGCCGCCCGGGGCCTGCCCACAGCCCCTCTCGCGCCAGGGCGCCCGGCACCCCCGCCTCCACCATCTCCGCCCGCGAGGAG ctgGTGCAGCGCATCCCCGAGGCCAGCCTCAGTTTCCAGAAGGTGCCGCCCAGCTCCCTGCGCTCTCAGGACCTGGACCAGAACATGAACGACCGCTGCGAGGACGCCCTGGCCGGCAAGACGCGGCCTCGGAACCGCGAGGAG GTGATCTTCGATAACCTGATGCTGAACCCCGTGTCGCAGCTGTCCCAGGCCATCCGCGAGAACACGGAGCACCTCGCTGAGAAGATGAA GATCCTCTTTCAGAGCACGGGGCGAGCCTGGGAAGACCTGGAGGCCAGGATCAACGCGGAGAACGAGGTGCCCATCCTGAAGACGTCCAACAAG GAAATCAGCTCCATCCTGAAGGAACTGAGGCGGGTACAGAAGCAGCTGGAAG tcATCAACGCCATCGTGGACCCCAGTGGGAACCTGGACCTGCTGACCGGAAACCGGGGTTCTGCGGGCTCAGCCCAGCTCGGGAGAGGCTGGCCGGCCTCCCAGAGTCCGTCCTCACCCCCGTCGGCCCTGCCGGCGAGGAGTTTTCCGCAGCAGGCAAACTGCGGGACCCCCGGCCTCCCggacccctccttcctccccgaCACGGAGCAGTTCCTGATCTAG
- the CEP170B gene encoding centrosomal protein of 170 kDa protein B isoform X2, translating into MSATSWFLVSGSGTRHRLPRELIFVGRDECELVLQSRSVDKQHAVINYDRDRDEHWVKDLGSLNGTFVNDVRIPDQKYVTLKLNDVIRFGYDSNMYVLERVQHRVPEEALRHEKYTSQLQVSVKSPVPKTGEAVPEQAPYCEAVNPRPERGDRRPGPEAAAYRTPLYGQPSWWGEDDGSSLPEERRQEEPDTERPKELAQRDRDLVGTTAAFRAPAEPQGYSFRREPSYFEIPSKEVPPSRATEVPAHEAPTRDAEAGGGGVAPVVQSHACFTIEFDDCSPGKVKIKDHVTKFSLRQRRPPGKEPTAIEVVSAETKVADWLVQSDPSLLHRAGPADDRHSTKSDLPVHTRTLKGHKHEDGTQSDSEDPMAQAAGAAGVPSEAGGEQVRLQRQLRRDPQELLHSQQAFVIEFFDEDTPRKKRSQSFTHTPPGDPRPDRRRGPGSADRDRPAAPTPASARGAGGSSGPQRAGSLKREKAEERLGGPSPAARAPARPFGSVGRRSRLAQDFMAQCLRDGSPAARSGPEKTPPTPSAPPLPRGASPAAPSPPPPPPADPQVTKARKQEEDDSLSDAGTYTIDTEVQDREVEEARRMIDQVFGVRESPELSRASSATFRPVIRGDRDEPGDGVAQRLALLQEFASRPVGGGGTPPVELQGLPVPGSPGGQKWVSRWASLADSYSDPGLSDDGPGRRARELEGALPVRQRRLLPQLPSDRADSPAGPEATRRSGPGPPELGSEQAGLLLGQEDLEPDSLSDASGSDGGRGPEPGGGLQEERRGSPQEGPEWTRGRRSPRAPGEPASTSSFAGDQNGEAAFPRKATVAPGQVEGPGRAAQPSPPTRDSVYVSTSGRMVIQLRTGQSPEPEGPAPAPTKEAPAFVRQESFTKEPASGPTAPGQLPYISTHPLLQDLAAARASRMDLHPQDTHLILKETETALAALEARLLSKSVEEPEGELGGVPGLPEDSLSGDSDVDTASTVSLLSGKNGPSPQPSGLQKEKLPSPPAAQDVGGVGLSSARERLSEKQCRPPGPADAGRGEPARRLATRRGHGPRGSLDWPDEERGSSLAHLPGVDTVTSDHETSGAVGAGRRGPRRKPTAPPPSPAAREEQSRGSAGLQKVQQALTRSNSLSAPRPTRASRLRRARLGDASDTEAADGERGPPANPEPAGQPAAEQAKKLSRLDILAMPRKRAGSFTGPSDSEAAPTRAGFSGRSVELYCAGRKPAVAEARATARKAASATTPPRQPFSRARPGSARYSSPNVRRRQQGSDCTSTSEEEYGSHHGSPKHARPHASTATQTPRAGSSGRARPRAPGLRDTDDEEEEPDPYGFIVQTAEIAEIARLSQTLVKDVATLAREIHDVAGDGDSPGRPGPAHSPSRARAPGTPASTISAREELVQRIPEASLSFQKVPPSSLRSQDLDQNMNDRCEDALAGKTRPRNREEVIFDNLMLNPVSQLSQAIRENTEHLAEKMKILFQSTGRAWEDLEARINAENEVPILKTSNKEISSILKELRRVQKQLEVINAIVDPSGNLDLLTGNRGSAGSAQLGRGWPASQSPSSPPSALPARSFPQQANCGTPGLPDPSFLPDTEQFLI; encoded by the exons ATGAGCGCCACCTCCTGGTTCCTGGTGAGCGGCAGCGGCACTCGTCACCGGCTCCCGCGAGAGCTCATCTTCGTGGGGCGAGATGAGTGTGAGCTCGTGCTGCAG TCCCGCAGTGTGGACAAGCAGCACGCTGTCATCAACTACGACCGAGACAGGGACGAGCACTGGGTCAAGGACCTGGGCAGCCTCAACGGG ACGTTCGTGAACGACGTGCGCATCCCGGACCAGAAATACGTCACGCTGAAGCTCAACGATGTCATCCGATTCGGCTACG ATTCCAACATGTACGTGCTGGAGCGGGTGCAGCACCGCGTCCCTGAGGAGGCGCTCAGG CACGAGAAGTATACCAGCCAGCTGCAGGTGAGCGTCAAGAGCCCGGTGCCCAAGACGGGCGAGGCTGTGCCGGAGCAGGCGCCTTACTGCGAGGCCGTGAACCCCAGGCCAGAGAGGGGGGACCGGAGACCGGGGCCAG AGGCAGCGGCCTACCGCACACCCCTGTACGGGCAGCCCTCCTGGTGGGGTGAGGACGATGGTAGCAGCCTGCCCGAGGAGCGGCGCCAGGAGGAGCCCGACACGG AGCGGCCCAAGGAGCTGGCTCAGCGGGACAGAGACCTCGTGGGGACGACGGCCGCCTTCCGGGCCCCCGCGGAGCCGCAGGGCTACTCGTTCCGGCGGGAGCCCAGCTACTTCGAGATCCCCAGCAAGGAGGTCCCCCCGTCGCGGGCCACAGAGGTGCCGGCACACGAGGCGCCCACCAGGGATGCggaggcgggcgggggcggggtggccCCCGTGGTGCAGAGCCACGCCTGCTTCACCATCGAGTTTGACGACTGCAGCCCCGGCAAGGTCAAGATCAAGGACCACGTCACCAAGTTCTCCCTGCGCCAGCGCCGGCCCCCTGGCAAGGAGCCCACAGCCATCGAAGTGGTCTCTGCGGAGACCAAGGTGGCCGACTGGCTGGTGCAGAGCGACCCCAGCCTGCTGCACCGGGCCGGCCCCGCCGATGACCGGCACAGCACCAAGAGCGACCTGCCGGTGCACACGCGCACCCTGAAGG GCCACAAGCACGAGGACGGCACACAGAGCGACTCGGAGGACCCCATGGCCCAGGCGGCCGGGGCAGCTGGGGTCCCCTCGGAGGCCGGCGGGGAGCAGGTGCGGCTACAGAGGCAGCTCAGGCGGGACCCCCAGGAGCTGCTGCACAGCCAGCAGGCGTTCGTCATCGAGTTCTTCGACGAGGACACGCCCCGCAAGAAGCGTTCCCAGTCCTTCACGCACACGCCGCCCGGGGACCCCAGGCCCGACAGGCGCCGCGGCCCCGGGTCGGCCGACAGGGACCGCCCGGccgcccccaccccggcctcGGCCCGGGGGGCGGGCGGCAGCTCGGGGCCGCAGCGGGCCGGCTCGCTCAAGCGGGAGAAGGCAGAGGAGCGGCTGGGCGGCCCCTCGCCTGCCGCCCGGGCCCCGGCTCGCCCTTTCGGCAGCGTGGGACGCCGCTCCCGCCTGGCTCAGGACTTCATGGCCCAGTGCCTGCGGGACGGCTCCCCGGCTGCCCGGTCAGGCCCCGAGAAGACGCCCCCGACGCCGTCCGCCCCCCCGCTACCCCGCGGGGCCAGCCCCGCGGCCCCCTCGCCACCGCCGCCACCCCCCGCTGACCCCCAAGTGACAAAGGCACGCAAGCAGGAGGAGGACGACAGCCTCAGTGACGCGGGGACCTACACCATCGACACGGAGGTGCAGGACCGGGAGGTGGAGGAGGCCCGCCGGATGATCGACCAG GTCTTTGGGGTACGGGAGTCCCCTGAACTCTCCAGAGCGTCCTCAGCCACCTTCCGTCCAGTTATCAGAGGGGACAGAGACGAGCCTGGTGACGGAGTGGCCCAGCGGCTGGCCTTGCTGCAGGAGTTTGCCTCCCGGCCAGTGGGCGGGGGCGGAACCCCCCCGGTGGAGCTCCAG GGCCTCCCAGTACCGGGCTCCCCCGGGGGTCAGAAGTGGGTGTCCCGCTGGGCCAGTCTGGCCGACAGCTACTCGGACCCGGGCCTGTCAG ACGACGGCCCCGGGCGCAGAGCCAGAGAGCTGGAGGGGGCCCTGCCTGTGCGCCAGCGACGGCTGCTCCCACAGCTGCCCAGCGACAGGGCGGACAGCCCCGCCGGCCCCGAGGCCACCAGGAGGAGCGGGCCGGGGCCACCGGAGCTGGGCAGCGAGCAGGCCGGCCTCCTCTTAGGACAGGAAGACCTGGAGCCCGACAGCCTCAGTGACGCCAGTGGGTCGGACGGAGGCCGGGGCCCTGAGCCAGGCGGGGGCCTGCAGGAAGAAAGACGCGGGAGCCCCCAGGAGGGACCGGAGTGGACGAGGGGCCGGCGCTCACCGAGGGCCCCTGGGGAGCCGGCCTCCACCTCTTCCTTCGCTGGGGACCAGAACGGGGAGGCGGCCTTCCCCAGGAAAGCGACTGTGGCTCCAGGGCAGGTGGAGGGCCCGGGGCGGGCAGCGCAGCCCAGCCCCCCGACACGGGACAGCGTGTACGTCAGCACCAGTGGGAGGATGGTCATCCAGCTGCGGACAGGGCAGTCCCCGGAGCCTGAgggccccgccccagcccccacCAAGGAGGCCCCGGCGTTCGTCCGGCAGGAGAGCTTCACCAAGGAGCCGGCCAGCGGCCCCACAGCTCCTGGCCAGCTGCCGTACATTAGCACCCACCCCCTCCTGCAGGACCTGGCCGCGGCCCGGGCCTCACGCATGGACCTGCACCCTCAGGACACCCACCTGATCCTGAAGGAGACAGAGACGGCGCTGGCCGCCCTGGAGGCCAGACTGCTCTCCAAGTCCGTGGAGGAGCCGGAGGGTGAGCTGGGCGGCGTCCCTGGGCTGCCAGAGGACTCCCTGTCCGGGGACTCCGACGTGGACACGGCCAGCACCGTCAGTCTCCTCAGCGGCAAGAACGGGCCCAGCCCGCAGCCCTCGGGGCTGCAGAAGGAGAAGCTGCCGTCCCCGCCGGCTGCGCAGGACGTGGGGGGTGTCGGCCTGAGCAGCGCCCGCGAGCGCCTCTCGGAGAAGCAGTGTCGCCCACCGGGCCCCGCGGACGCAGGCCGCGGGGAGCCGGCAAGGCGCCTGGCCACACGGCGCGGCCACGGGCCCCGAGGGTCCCTGGACTGGCCCGATGAGGAACGAGGCTCCAGCCTTGCCCACCTGCCCGGTGTGGACACGGTCACTTCTGACCACGAGACCTCCGGGGCCGTGGGGGCAGGGCGGCGGGGGCCTCGCCGGAAACCCACGGCCCCACCGCCATCCCCTGCTGCCCGGGAAGAACAGAGCCGCGGCTCAGCCGGCCTCCAGAAGGTGCAGCAGGCGCTGACCCGCTCCAACAGCTTGTCCGCCCCACGGCCCACGCGGGCCTCCCGGCTGAGGCGGGCCCGGCTGGGGGATGCCTCGGACACAGAGGCCGCAGATGGCGAACGGGGGCCCCCGGCCAATCCCGAGCCAGCGGGGCAGCCGGCTGCCGAGCAGGCCAAGAAGCTGTCACGCCTGGACATCCTGGCGATGCCCCGGAAGCGGGCCGGCTCCTTCACAGGGCCCAGCGACTCGGAGGCGGCCCCCACCCGCGCCGGCTTCTCCGGCCGCAGCGTCGAGCTGTACTGCGCCGGCCGCAAGCCCGCCGTGGCCGAGGCTCGGGCCACGGCCAGGAAGGCCGCCAGCGCCACCACGCCCCCCCGCCAGCCCTTCAGCAGGGCCCGCCCGGGCAGCGCCCGGTACTCCTCACCCA ACGTGCGTCGCCGGCAGCAGGGCTCGGATTGCACATCCACATCCGAGGAGGAGTATGGCTCCCACCACGGCTCCCCCAAACACGCCCGCCCCCACGCCTCAACAGCCACGCAGACCCCACGGGCTGGCAGCTCTGGCCGGGCCCGACCCCGGGCCCCTGGCCTCCGGGACACAGACGACGAGGAAGAAGAGCCCGACCCTTATGGTTTCATTGTGCAGACAGCCGAGATCGCCGAGATTGCCAG GCTGAGCCAGACGCTGGTGAAGGACGTGGCCACCCTGGCCCGCGAGATCCACGATGTGGCCGGAGACGGCGACTCGCCGGGCCGCCCGGGGCCTGCCCACAGCCCCTCTCGCGCCAGGGCGCCCGGCACCCCCGCCTCCACCATCTCCGCCCGCGAGGAG ctgGTGCAGCGCATCCCCGAGGCCAGCCTCAGTTTCCAGAAGGTGCCGCCCAGCTCCCTGCGCTCTCAGGACCTGGACCAGAACATGAACGACCGCTGCGAGGACGCCCTGGCCGGCAAGACGCGGCCTCGGAACCGCGAGGAG GTGATCTTCGATAACCTGATGCTGAACCCCGTGTCGCAGCTGTCCCAGGCCATCCGCGAGAACACGGAGCACCTCGCTGAGAAGATGAA GATCCTCTTTCAGAGCACGGGGCGAGCCTGGGAAGACCTGGAGGCCAGGATCAACGCGGAGAACGAGGTGCCCATCCTGAAGACGTCCAACAAG GAAATCAGCTCCATCCTGAAGGAACTGAGGCGGGTACAGAAGCAGCTGGAAG tcATCAACGCCATCGTGGACCCCAGTGGGAACCTGGACCTGCTGACCGGAAACCGGGGTTCTGCGGGCTCAGCCCAGCTCGGGAGAGGCTGGCCGGCCTCCCAGAGTCCGTCCTCACCCCCGTCGGCCCTGCCGGCGAGGAGTTTTCCGCAGCAGGCAAACTGCGGGACCCCCGGCCTCCCggacccctccttcctccccgaCACGGAGCAGTTCCTGATCTAG